The DNA segment AATAAAGGGCAGGAAGGCTGCGACTGGCGACGGCGGCGCGCAGAAGTCGGGCAGCGAGGGAGCGGGGCGACGCCTGGTGAAGGTAGAGGGCGCGATGCGACGACGGACAGTGCGCTCGCGCCATTCGCTGGCGGGCGCACACCAACATGCATTGCTCAGGAGGAGGTGGGCTGCGATCCGGCGCGAGGGAAGCGCCGGTTGCCGTGCGTGGAACGTCAGTCAGCTGCCGGTCGTGCTGGCGACGTCACCTTGGTTTCAGAAACACGATTGTTTGGGTCGGGTCCTGCAATAGACGGTCAATGCCGGCGAGTTCCCAATCTGTCCATCTTTCCCGGATATAGTCCGGCGAGATGGAGGTGTCGCCGTACGTAATTTCTCCGTCCACGGCTTCACGATCATGTGGCAGGAATGCGAAGCCGCGTGTGGCGTGATCGTGCTTCTGCTGTTCCATGTCGGGAAGGCCAAACACGGCAGCATGTTTGTCCCAGTAAGCGCCGGGGCGCACGGTCACCACCATCAGTCCGTCGGGTGCGACATGCCTGCGGCACGCGGCCAGCGCCGCATCGGCCGCCCGCTCTGAAAGATGGGTGAACACTGAGAACGCATAGATCAGCGAGAACTGCTGCCCTGGAAACGGCAAACTGGTCGGCAGGTAATCCGACAATGCGATGTTGGCGCGGATATGGTGGCCGTCGCAGGCTTCCAGCGATTTGTGCCATGGATCACAACCGAACAGGTTTTCCGGACCGACGAGCGACAGCATCACGCGCAGAATGCGCCCCCATCCGCATCCGTAGTCGAGCGTCGGCAGGTTCGATAGCCGGCGTCCCGTGTACTGCAGAAAGCCGTCCCGGACCGAGCGCACGAAGCCGCATGTCTGCAAAAGCAGGTCGAGGCCGTGGCTGCCCGTCCAGAATTCCTGAACTTCGTTCGACGCCATGCTCGGAAGGTAACGACGAAGCAACGGGTAACGGGCGGGTATGTCCATCAGCAGCGCGCCGACGGTGTCGACAGGCAGATCACGAAGCGCTGCGAAGAGCGCCGGTTCACCTGATTGGGCAGCACTTTCCAGTTGCTCCCAGATCTCGTGCTCTGCAAGAAGCTGAAGCCGTTGGCGCTCTCGTTGGGCCAGCCAGTCTTCGTATCTGTCGGGAATGATCATGGCGTCTCCGTTCATGGGGTCCGCAGGATTGTAACCGGCAGATTTCGCACGCAGAGCGGCCCTACATCAAAACGATGTCGTACTGCTCCTGGCTCAGATTCGACTCCACCTGCAACGACACCGGCTTGCCGATGAAATCGATCAGCATGGCCAGGTGCTGCGATTCCTCTTCGAGAAAGAGGTCGATCACCTGCTGTGACGCCACCACGCGAAACTCGCGCGGATTGAACTGGCGCGACTCGCGCAAAATCTCGCGCAGCACGTCGTAGCACACGGTACGCGGCGTCTTGACCTGGCCTTTGCCCTGGCAGACCGGGCACGGTTCGCACAGCACATGCGCGAGCGATTCACGCGTGCGCTTGCGTGTCATCTCCACGAGACCGAGTTGAGAGAAACCATTCACCGTTACGCGTGTGCGATCGCGTGACAACGCCTTCTTCAACTCGCCGAGCACCTGCTCACGGTGCTCGACATTTTCCATGTCGATGAAGTCGATGATGATCACGCCGCCCAGATTGCGCAGCCGCAATTGCCGCGCGATCGTATGCGCGGCTTCGAGATTGGTCTTGAAAATCGTGTCGTCGAAATTGCGCGCGCCCACGTAACCGCCGGTATTCACGTCGATCGTGGTCATTGCTTCGGTCTGGTCGATCACGAGATAGCCGCCCGACTTCAGGTCCACGCGGCGCGACAACGCGCGCTGGATTTCCGCTTCGATGTTGTACAGATCGAAGAGCGGCCGCTCGCCGGTGTAGTGATGCAGTTTCGCCGACACCGCCGGCGTGAACTCCGCCGCGAAATCCGCGAGCATCTGATACGTCTCGCGCGAATCCACCTGAATGCGCGACGTCTCGTCGTTGACGAAATCGCGCAGCACGCGTTGCGCCAGATTCAGGTCCTGATACAGCAGGCTGGTGGGCGGCATGCGCTGCCCTTGCGACAGGATCGTTGCCCAGGTCTTGCGCAGATACGCAACGTCGCCGGCCAGTTCTTCGCTGGTGGCATCTTCCGCGATGGTTCGCACGATGTAGCCGCCTTTCTCGTCGGCGGGCAACACGGCGGTCAGGCGTGCGCGCACGGCTTCGCGCTCGGCCTCGCTTTCGATCTTCTGCGAAATGCCGATGTGCGGTTCCTGCGGCAGATAGACGAGCGTGCGCCCGGCAATGCTCACCTGCGTGGACAGCCGCGCGCCCTTGGTGCCGATCGGGTCTTTCACGACCTGCACCATGAGCGTCTGACCTTCGAAGACGATCTTCTCGATAGGCTGATGCGGCGTTTGATGCTGTGGCTCGCCGGCAATGCGTGGATGCCAGATGTCGGCGACATGGAGGAACGCGGCGCGCTCCAGACCGATGTCGATGAAAGCGGACTGCATGCCCGGCAGCACGCGTACGACCTTGCCAAGATAGACATTCCCGACCCGGCCGCGCGACAGTGTTCTTTCGACGTGAAGCTCCTGGACTGCGCCTTGCTGGACGAGCGCGACGCGCGTTTCCTGCGGCGTGACATTGATCAGGATCTCTTCATTCATGGTGTTGTTCTAGAAGTCGATGCGCACTGCACGCAGAAGGGCAGCGGTTTCAAAAAGCGGCAAACCCATGATACCTGAATAGGACCCGTCAATATGCTCGATAAACTCCGCCGCGCGTCCCTGCACACCGTATGCGCCAGCCTTGCCGAGCGGCTCGCCGCTTGCCGCATAACGACGGATCGCGTCCGCGTGCACCGCAGCAAAACGCACTTTCGAAACGGAGAGTGCGGCGGGCAACAATGTACCGTCCGCGTCGACTACGGCGATCGCCGTCAATACTTCGTGATCGCGTCCGGCGAGGCGCGTGAGCATCGCCATGGCGTCGTCCGCATCGACCGGCTTGCCGAGAATCGCGTCGTCGATGGTGACGGTTGTGTCCGCAACCAGGATTGGCCGCGCCGCATGGGCGCCGGCCACGAGGCGCTCGCGCGCGGCATGCGCTTTCGCGACGCAGACGCGTTGTACGTAGTCGCGCGCGCGTTCGCCAGGCAACTCGGCTTCGAGGGCTTCGGCATCTTCGTCCGGACGCGGCAGCAGCAACTCGAAACGCACGCCGAGTTGTTGCAGTAGCTCCTGGCGGCGCGGGCTCTGCGAAGCAAGATAGACGAATGGATGCAGCGGGGCTGGCATGGACATGGATGAGTCTCGATTGAACGACGATGGCGAAGGCAACGAGGGGGCGGGCGCACGCTTGCTTCGGCGGGACAGCGAACGGCAACGGCTTGCCAACAGCGTGCGCGGGTTGTCTCGATCGATGCGCGCGGACATGCCGGCGGTTGAAGCACGACGTACGACAAGATAACCGTGCCGCAGACGCTCGACGCGCTGCTGGCCCGATTCATCAGAAGCTCGGACGCACTTGGCGCGCTTCGGCCGCCTTGACGCGTCCAGTGCACCGGGCGGACTTGGGAGCCATTCGGCGCATTCAGGCGCATTCAGGCGCACCAAGCGCACCAAGCGCACCAAGCGCACCAAGCGCACCAAGCGCACTCACGCGCGATGATAGGGGTGATTCTGCGTGATGGTCCACGCGCGGTAAAGCTGTTCGGCGAGCAGCACGCGCACCATCGCGTGCGGCAGCGTCAGGCTCGACACTCGCAGCAGCATGTCGGCGCGCGCTTTCAGGTCGGGGTCGAGGCCGTCCGCGCCGCCAATCAGAAACGCAACGTCGCGGCCGTCCTGCTGCCAACCCGGCAGCGCAGCGGCGAGCTGCATGGTGGTCCAGTCCTTGCCGCGTTCGTCGAGCGCGACGATGCGCGCGTTCTTTGGCAACGCGGCCTCGATCTTCAGACGCTCGGCGGCCATCACGCTTTCAGCCGGACGCCCCGACGAACGTTGCTCCGGTTTGATTTCGCGTAACTCGATGCGCAGCTCGGGCGGCATGCGCTTCGCGTATTCGTCGAAACCCGTGGCGATCCAGTCCGGCATCTTGTGGCCGACGGCGAGTATGTGCAGTTTCATGGCTTGAGCAATGACACGCGCGAGCAGGAACGCAACGGCGCATGGACTGGCGAACCGGTGACAATGGCGAACGCGGACTCAGTGCCGCATGTCACCACCCGCCGGCACTCACCGGCGCTCGCGCGCTTACTTGCGACGCGCCGGCGACTTGCGCGCCGGTTTGGCGGCCGGTGCTTCGTCGTCTTCGTCTTCTTCGTCCGACTCGCTCGAACGCGCACCGCCGAACGGGTCGGGCGTGGACAGCTTCACACGCACCG comes from the Paraburkholderia sp. PREW-6R genome and includes:
- a CDS encoding class I SAM-dependent methyltransferase, which gives rise to MIIPDRYEDWLAQRERQRLQLLAEHEIWEQLESAAQSGEPALFAALRDLPVDTVGALLMDIPARYPLLRRYLPSMASNEVQEFWTGSHGLDLLLQTCGFVRSVRDGFLQYTGRRLSNLPTLDYGCGWGRILRVMLSLVGPENLFGCDPWHKSLEACDGHHIRANIALSDYLPTSLPFPGQQFSLIYAFSVFTHLSERAADAALAACRRHVAPDGLMVVTVRPGAYWDKHAAVFGLPDMEQQKHDHATRGFAFLPHDREAVDGEITYGDTSISPDYIRERWTDWELAGIDRLLQDPTQTIVFLKPR
- the rng gene encoding ribonuclease G, with protein sequence MNEEILINVTPQETRVALVQQGAVQELHVERTLSRGRVGNVYLGKVVRVLPGMQSAFIDIGLERAAFLHVADIWHPRIAGEPQHQTPHQPIEKIVFEGQTLMVQVVKDPIGTKGARLSTQVSIAGRTLVYLPQEPHIGISQKIESEAEREAVRARLTAVLPADEKGGYIVRTIAEDATSEELAGDVAYLRKTWATILSQGQRMPPTSLLYQDLNLAQRVLRDFVNDETSRIQVDSRETYQMLADFAAEFTPAVSAKLHHYTGERPLFDLYNIEAEIQRALSRRVDLKSGGYLVIDQTEAMTTIDVNTGGYVGARNFDDTIFKTNLEAAHTIARQLRLRNLGGVIIIDFIDMENVEHREQVLGELKKALSRDRTRVTVNGFSQLGLVEMTRKRTRESLAHVLCEPCPVCQGKGQVKTPRTVCYDVLREILRESRQFNPREFRVVASQQVIDLFLEEESQHLAMLIDFIGKPVSLQVESNLSQEQYDIVLM
- a CDS encoding Maf family protein is translated as MSMPAPLHPFVYLASQSPRRQELLQQLGVRFELLLPRPDEDAEALEAELPGERARDYVQRVCVAKAHAARERLVAGAHAARPILVADTTVTIDDAILGKPVDADDAMAMLTRLAGRDHEVLTAIAVVDADGTLLPAALSVSKVRFAAVHADAIRRYAASGEPLGKAGAYGVQGRAAEFIEHIDGSYSGIMGLPLFETAALLRAVRIDF
- the rlmH gene encoding 23S rRNA (pseudouridine(1915)-N(3))-methyltransferase RlmH, whose amino-acid sequence is MKLHILAVGHKMPDWIATGFDEYAKRMPPELRIELREIKPEQRSSGRPAESVMAAERLKIEAALPKNARIVALDERGKDWTTMQLAAALPGWQQDGRDVAFLIGGADGLDPDLKARADMLLRVSSLTLPHAMVRVLLAEQLYRAWTITQNHPYHRA